One Kitasatospora sp. MAP12-44 DNA segment encodes these proteins:
- a CDS encoding redox-sensing transcriptional repressor Rex, whose product MRRTPVGRQTRARGIPEATVARLPLYLRALTALSERSVPTVSSEELAAAAGVNSAKLRKDFSYLGSYGTRGVGYDVEYLVYQISRELGLTQDWPVVIVGIGNLGHALANYGGFASRGFRVAALLDADPAVVGSSAAGLPVVHMDELEAIVESQHVSIGVITTPPGAAQQVCDRLVEAGVTSILNFAPTVLTVPDGVDVRKVDLSIELQILAFHEQRKAGEEPDQGRTGEESVLDRAPGPVRAAAAKLRRAAGAAKDAKDAKAEKTETDAERPAVMPA is encoded by the coding sequence ATGCGCCGCACCCCTGTGGGACGTCAGACGCGCGCCCGCGGTATCCCCGAGGCGACTGTCGCCCGACTCCCGCTCTACCTGCGCGCGCTGACCGCGCTCTCCGAGCGCTCGGTGCCGACCGTCTCCTCCGAGGAGCTGGCCGCTGCGGCCGGGGTCAACTCCGCCAAGCTCCGCAAGGACTTCTCCTACCTGGGTTCCTACGGAACCCGGGGCGTGGGCTACGACGTCGAGTACCTCGTGTACCAGATCTCCCGTGAGCTGGGTCTCACCCAGGACTGGCCCGTGGTGATCGTTGGGATCGGCAACCTCGGCCACGCGCTGGCCAACTACGGCGGCTTCGCCTCCCGCGGTTTCCGGGTGGCGGCCCTGCTGGACGCCGACCCGGCCGTGGTCGGCAGCAGCGCGGCCGGCCTGCCCGTGGTCCACATGGACGAGCTGGAGGCCATCGTGGAGAGCCAGCACGTCTCCATCGGGGTCATCACCACCCCGCCGGGCGCCGCGCAGCAGGTCTGCGACCGGCTGGTCGAGGCGGGCGTCACCAGCATCCTGAACTTCGCGCCGACCGTGCTGACCGTTCCGGACGGCGTGGACGTGCGCAAGGTGGACCTCTCGATAGAGCTCCAGATCCTGGCCTTCCACGAGCAGCGCAAGGCCGGCGAGGAGCCCGACCAGGGCCGCACCGGCGAGGAGTCGGTGCTCGACCGCGCCCCCGGCCCGGTCCGCGCGGCCGCCGCCAAGCTGCGCAGGGCGGCCGGCGCCGCCAAGGACGCCAAGGACGCCAAGGCGGAGAAGACCGAGACCGACGCCGAGCGGCCCGCGGTGATGCCGGCATGA
- a CDS encoding HAD-IB family hydrolase, with product MAALRRLTQARRSSSERTALAGEAAADAAERALRDTPAPVEETGEAEDRQASAAHPQGAAFFDCDNTILQGAAVFYLGVGLYRRKFFSRREMAKFAWQQAWFRLHGAEDPEHIADARHTALSLVAGKRTADLEEICEEIFEDIVAAKVWPGTRALVQMHLDAGERVWLVTAAPLEVARIIARRLGMTGALGTVAEAEDGRYTGRLVGEMLHGPAKAAAVGALARRERLELAHCAAYSDSANDIPMLSLVGHPFVVNPDGALRRYARAQGWRVQDFRTGRKAARIGIPAAALLGVVAGATVAGVALRRRRP from the coding sequence ATGGCCGCGCTGCGAAGGCTCACCCAGGCAAGGCGTTCCTCCTCCGAGCGGACCGCCCTGGCGGGCGAGGCGGCTGCCGACGCCGCCGAGCGGGCGCTGCGCGACACGCCGGCGCCCGTCGAGGAGACCGGCGAGGCCGAGGACCGGCAGGCGTCAGCGGCCCACCCGCAGGGCGCCGCCTTCTTCGACTGCGACAACACCATCCTGCAGGGCGCCGCGGTCTTCTATCTCGGCGTGGGCCTGTACCGCCGCAAGTTCTTCTCCCGGCGCGAGATGGCCAAGTTCGCCTGGCAGCAGGCCTGGTTCCGACTGCACGGCGCCGAGGACCCGGAGCACATCGCCGACGCCCGGCACACCGCACTGTCGCTGGTGGCCGGCAAGCGGACCGCCGATCTGGAGGAGATCTGCGAGGAGATCTTCGAGGACATCGTCGCCGCCAAGGTGTGGCCGGGCACCCGGGCGCTGGTGCAGATGCACCTGGACGCCGGGGAGCGGGTCTGGCTGGTGACCGCCGCGCCGCTGGAGGTGGCCAGGATCATCGCCCGCCGGCTGGGCATGACCGGCGCGCTGGGCACCGTCGCCGAGGCGGAGGACGGCCGGTACACCGGGCGGCTGGTGGGCGAGATGCTGCACGGCCCGGCCAAGGCGGCCGCGGTCGGCGCGCTCGCCCGGCGCGAGCGGCTGGAGCTGGCGCACTGCGCCGCGTACAGCGACTCGGCCAACGACATCCCGATGCTGTCGCTGGTCGGGCATCCCTTCGTGGTCAACCCGGACGGCGCGCTGCGCCGCTACGCGCGGGCCCAGGGCTGGCGGGTGCAGGACTTCCGGACAGGTCGCAAGGCGGCGCGGATCGGTATCCCGGCGGCGGCGCTGCTCGGCGTGGTGGCCGGTGCCACCGTGGCGGGAGTGGCGCTGCGGCGCCGCCGCCCCTGA
- a CDS encoding ECF subfamily RNA polymerase sigma factor, BldN family — MLRSLLRDQFVLASPQLVPAGASFGPGTALRSTAAGGAGTRSRSTTAGGAGTRGRTRTLPPPGVESENPIMDLVERAQAGESEAFGRLYDHYCDTVYRYIYYRVGSRATAEDLTSETFLRALRRIGTFTWQGRDFGAWLVTIARNLVADHFKSSRFRLEVTTGEMLDSNECERSPEDSVLESLSNAALLDAVHRLNPQQQECVTLRFLQGLSVAETARIMGKNEGAIKTLQYRAVRTLARLLPPDAR, encoded by the coding sequence CTGCTCCGCTCCCTGCTCCGCGACCAGTTCGTCCTGGCCTCCCCCCAACTCGTCCCGGCCGGTGCCTCGTTCGGGCCGGGCACGGCACTGCGCAGCACCGCTGCGGGCGGCGCCGGCACCCGCAGTCGCAGCACCACCGCGGGCGGCGCCGGCACCCGCGGCCGGACCAGGACGCTGCCGCCGCCCGGCGTCGAGTCCGAAAATCCGATCATGGATCTGGTCGAACGGGCCCAGGCCGGCGAGAGCGAGGCGTTCGGGCGGCTGTACGACCACTACTGCGACACGGTCTACCGCTACATCTACTACCGGGTCGGCAGCCGGGCCACCGCCGAGGACCTCACCAGCGAGACCTTCCTGCGGGCGCTGCGCCGGATCGGCACCTTCACCTGGCAGGGCCGGGACTTCGGCGCCTGGCTGGTGACCATCGCCCGCAACCTGGTGGCCGACCACTTCAAGTCCAGCCGCTTCCGGTTGGAGGTCACCACCGGCGAGATGCTGGACTCCAACGAGTGCGAGCGCAGCCCCGAGGACTCGGTCCTGGAGTCGCTGTCCAACGCGGCCCTGCTGGACGCCGTCCACCGACTCAACCCGCAGCAGCAGGAGTGCGTCACGCTGCGCTTCCTGCAGGGCCTCTCGGTGGCCGAGACCGCGCGGATCATGGGCAAGAACGAGGGGGCCATCAAGACCCTGCAGTACCGTGCCGTGCGCACGCTGGCCCGTCTGCTGCCGCCCGACGCGCGATGA
- a CDS encoding chaplin gives MRKFSKSLVLSVAAAGLVLGGAGAAAASAGAEGVAAGSPGVLSGNLIQVPVHIPVNLCGNSIGVISVLNPAFGNTCVNNG, from the coding sequence ATGCGCAAGTTCTCGAAGTCCCTCGTCCTCTCCGTCGCCGCGGCCGGCCTGGTCCTCGGCGGCGCGGGCGCGGCCGCCGCCAGCGCGGGTGCGGAGGGCGTCGCGGCCGGCTCGCCGGGCGTGCTCTCCGGCAACCTGATCCAGGTCCCGGTGCACATTCCGGTCAACCTCTGCGGCAACAGCATCGGCGTCATCAGCGTGCTGAACCCGGCGTTCGGCAACACCTGCGTGAACAACGGCTGA
- a CDS encoding rodlet layer protein: MIKKTLASVGLVAAALAAGAAPAMAIGNADGSAGSMQGNGGTNTTGTWGDHSPNFHFLDNPNICLPEIHHVQVGLIPIQADIPVGDQQLHQTCNVGQATQSNGDGIASHLIG, from the coding sequence ATGATCAAGAAGACCCTCGCCTCCGTCGGCCTGGTGGCCGCCGCGCTTGCCGCCGGTGCCGCCCCCGCCATGGCGATCGGCAACGCGGACGGCTCGGCCGGCTCCATGCAGGGCAACGGTGGCACCAACACCACCGGCACCTGGGGCGACCACAGCCCGAACTTCCACTTCCTGGACAACCCGAACATCTGCCTGCCGGAGATCCACCACGTCCAGGTCGGCCTCATCCCGATCCAGGCGGACATCCCGGTCGGCGACCAGCAGCTGCACCAGACCTGCAACGTGGGCCAGGCCACCCAGTCCAACGGTGACGGCATCGCCTCGCACCTGATCGGCTGA
- the hemC gene encoding hydroxymethylbilane synthase, whose product MDAETIPLRLGTRRSALAMAQSGMVAREVTRVTGRPVELVEITTYGDTSREHLAQIGGTGVFVSALRDALLEGRIDFAVHSLKDLPTAAPEGLLLAAVPEREDARDALVAREGLNLAELVEKCAGRPARIGTGSPRRMAQLNAWATANGASIETVAIRGNVDTRIGFVHSGELDAVVLATAGLNRLGRGAEVTEHLDPELMLPAPGQGALALECRADAVELAAALGALDHAPTRAAVVAERALLAALEAGCSAPVAALATVSSRSELRLEGVVGTIDGATLLMMSTTGPLVLDETAERQAAALGHALAARLLDGGAAGLMGERA is encoded by the coding sequence TTGGACGCCGAAACGATACCGCTGCGGCTGGGCACCCGCCGCAGCGCACTGGCGATGGCCCAGTCGGGCATGGTCGCCCGGGAGGTCACCCGGGTCACCGGTCGGCCTGTCGAGTTGGTGGAGATCACCACCTACGGCGACACCTCCCGCGAGCACCTCGCGCAGATAGGCGGCACCGGCGTCTTCGTCTCCGCCCTGCGCGACGCGCTCCTCGAGGGCCGGATCGACTTCGCCGTCCACTCGCTGAAGGACCTGCCCACCGCGGCCCCCGAGGGCCTGCTGCTGGCAGCCGTCCCCGAGCGCGAGGACGCCCGCGACGCCCTGGTCGCCCGCGAGGGCCTGAACCTGGCCGAACTGGTCGAGAAGTGCGCCGGCCGTCCGGCTCGGATCGGCACCGGCTCGCCGCGCCGGATGGCGCAGCTGAACGCCTGGGCCACCGCCAACGGCGCCTCGATCGAGACCGTCGCGATCCGCGGCAACGTCGACACCCGGATCGGCTTCGTGCACTCCGGCGAGCTGGACGCCGTCGTGCTCGCCACGGCCGGCCTCAACCGGCTCGGCCGCGGCGCCGAGGTCACCGAGCACCTCGACCCCGAGCTGATGCTCCCGGCCCCCGGCCAGGGCGCGCTCGCCCTCGAGTGCCGGGCCGACGCTGTGGAGCTGGCCGCCGCCCTCGGCGCGCTCGACCACGCACCCACGCGCGCCGCGGTCGTCGCGGAACGTGCCCTGCTGGCCGCGCTTGAGGCCGGCTGCTCCGCCCCCGTCGCCGCACTGGCGACCGTGAGCAGCAGATCCGAACTGCGGCTGGAGGGCGTCGTCGGCACGATCGACGGCGCCACCTTGCTGATGATGTCCACCACTGGCCCGCTTGTCCTGGACGAGACGGCCGAACGGCAGGCGGCGGCCCTCGGCCACGCGCTCGCCGCCCGGCTGCTCGACGGGGGAGCGGCCGGTCTGATGGGGGAGCGAGCCTGA
- a CDS encoding RICIN domain-containing protein, giving the protein MIRKRHSAPPTALLAVAALVAALGLATGAPPAHAATRADLPSAIVSMGDSAISGEGAGTDTSDGYFPGTDGPSNYCHRHPQSEIFDTGLTGVTPVDLACSGAQTGDLTSDPTLAKITGGGSGDYGEPKQDVQLAQTAAKYNVKMVVVTIGANDNFDFSGIMESCLAQYFPIPKSQGCRDTIGSATILQRAQAVIPKVVAAITDVRQTMRNAGYPDGSYQLVYQSYFTPITPDIRSNDYATKINQGCPAYPEDLAWGHNWVVPTFDDALRQAAEQVPGVRFLDERRVSYGHEVCAEWTSSPYEYTNGDVIDLSENTRNGCDYSIGILSLCENEIRQSYHLRVAGYQGEGSCLGAFYNGAAQQEAYCTLDQADGTALMPLTPGQPFNDTPEDGAWYQLTNASNGKVLDLSGGGTYGDSTNGRTAISYPATGGLNQSFVLEAKTGGSYEMDFSGNRNMCLDATGGSTAPGTVLEQWACNGGGNQHWVIEPAGNGQYKLADSQDTSKVATVSASVDGQGNPIVQLAADTGASSQLWQLTKLGIVYLHG; this is encoded by the coding sequence GTGATCAGGAAACGTCACTCAGCTCCCCCCACCGCCCTGCTGGCCGTAGCCGCTCTGGTCGCCGCGCTCGGTCTGGCCACCGGCGCCCCACCGGCTCACGCGGCCACCCGAGCCGATCTGCCCAGCGCCATCGTCTCGATGGGAGACAGCGCGATCTCCGGCGAGGGCGCCGGAACCGACACCAGCGACGGCTACTTCCCCGGCACGGACGGCCCGTCGAACTACTGCCACCGGCACCCGCAGTCCGAGATCTTCGACACCGGCCTGACCGGCGTCACGCCCGTGGACCTCGCCTGCTCCGGCGCGCAGACCGGCGACCTGACCAGCGACCCGACCCTGGCGAAGATCACCGGTGGCGGCAGCGGTGACTACGGCGAGCCCAAGCAGGACGTCCAACTCGCCCAGACCGCAGCCAAGTACAACGTCAAGATGGTCGTCGTCACGATCGGCGCCAACGACAACTTCGACTTCAGCGGGATCATGGAGAGCTGCCTGGCGCAGTACTTCCCGATCCCCAAGTCGCAGGGCTGCCGGGACACCATCGGCAGCGCCACCATCCTCCAGCGCGCGCAGGCCGTCATCCCCAAGGTGGTCGCTGCGATCACCGACGTCCGCCAGACCATGCGCAACGCCGGCTACCCGGACGGCTCCTACCAGCTGGTCTACCAGTCCTACTTCACCCCGATCACCCCGGACATCCGCAGCAACGACTACGCGACCAAGATCAACCAGGGCTGCCCGGCCTACCCCGAGGACCTGGCCTGGGGCCACAACTGGGTGGTGCCGACCTTTGACGACGCGCTGCGCCAGGCCGCCGAACAGGTGCCCGGCGTACGGTTCCTGGACGAGCGCCGGGTCAGCTACGGCCACGAGGTCTGCGCGGAGTGGACCAGCTCGCCGTACGAGTACACCAACGGCGACGTCATCGACCTCTCCGAGAACACCCGCAACGGCTGCGACTACTCGATCGGCATCCTCTCGCTCTGCGAGAACGAGATCCGGCAGTCCTACCACCTGCGGGTGGCCGGCTACCAGGGCGAGGGCTCCTGCCTCGGCGCCTTCTACAACGGCGCCGCGCAGCAGGAGGCGTACTGCACCCTCGACCAGGCCGACGGCACCGCGCTGATGCCGCTGACACCAGGTCAGCCGTTCAACGACACGCCCGAGGACGGCGCCTGGTACCAGCTCACCAACGCCTCCAACGGCAAGGTGCTCGACCTCTCGGGCGGCGGCACCTACGGCGACAGCACCAATGGGCGGACCGCGATCAGCTATCCGGCCACCGGCGGGCTCAACCAGTCCTTCGTGCTGGAGGCCAAGACCGGCGGCAGCTACGAGATGGACTTCAGCGGCAACCGGAACATGTGCCTGGACGCCACCGGCGGCTCCACCGCGCCCGGCACGGTACTGGAGCAGTGGGCCTGCAACGGCGGCGGCAACCAGCACTGGGTGATCGAGCCCGCGGGCAACGGCCAGTACAAGCTCGCCGACTCGCAGGACACCTCGAAGGT
- a CDS encoding rodlet layer protein — protein sequence MLKKVFAVAGLAAAAVAMSAAPSLAIGDADGSAASVQGNGGTNTTGTAGDHSPNYHTLDNANICLPEVHHVQVGLIPIQVDVPVLNQQLHQTCNVGQATQSNGDGALSHLIG from the coding sequence ATGCTGAAGAAGGTTTTCGCCGTCGCCGGCCTGGCCGCTGCCGCCGTCGCCATGTCCGCCGCCCCCTCCCTCGCCATCGGTGACGCGGACGGCTCGGCCGCCTCCGTCCAGGGCAACGGTGGCACCAACACCACCGGCACCGCGGGCGACCACAGCCCGAACTACCACACCCTGGACAACGCCAACATCTGCCTGCCCGAGGTCCACCACGTCCAGGTCGGCCTCATCCCGATCCAGGTCGACGTGCCGGTCCTCAACCAGCAGCTGCACCAGACCTGCAACGTGGGCCAGGCCACCCAGTCCAACGGTGACGGCGCGCTGTCGCACCTGATCGGCTGA
- a CDS encoding glutamyl-tRNA reductase, with product MSLLVVGLSHRTAPVGVLERAALTGDVPNRLLHDAAATATVSEAALLNTCNRIELYADVDKFHAGVAELSLLLAHHSGVDLEELTAHLYVHYEDRAVHHLFSVACGLDSMVVGEGQILGQLRDALARAQEEHTAGRGLNELFQQALRVGKRAHSETGIDKAGQSLVTFGLDQIAVGAGAIAGKRALVVGAGSMSSLAAATLSRAGVSDLLIANRTPERAERLAASLGARTVEFAKVPQALADVDLVISCTGSAGAVIAAADVAAAVAVRTAPEPLAFLDLAMPRDVDHAVHELPGALLVDLESLSQAHAATPGAGDVDAVTGIVADEVAAFGAAQRAARIAPTVVALRAMASEVVGAELARLDSRLPTLDERSRAEMAQTVRRVVDKLLHAPTVRVKQLAAEPGGASYADALRELFDLDPGAVQAVSGTPLGPQTQPASGSLAGGAAR from the coding sequence ATGAGCTTGCTCGTCGTGGGTCTCAGTCACCGCACCGCCCCCGTGGGCGTCCTGGAGCGCGCCGCGCTGACCGGGGACGTCCCCAACCGCCTGCTGCACGACGCGGCCGCCACGGCCACCGTCTCCGAGGCGGCCCTGCTCAACACCTGCAACCGGATCGAGCTCTACGCGGACGTGGACAAGTTCCACGCCGGCGTCGCCGAGCTCTCGCTGCTCCTCGCCCACCACAGCGGCGTGGACCTGGAGGAGCTGACCGCCCACCTCTACGTCCATTACGAGGACCGCGCCGTCCACCATCTCTTCTCGGTGGCCTGCGGTCTGGACTCGATGGTGGTCGGCGAGGGCCAGATCCTCGGCCAGCTGCGCGACGCGCTCGCCCGCGCCCAGGAGGAGCACACCGCGGGCCGCGGCCTGAACGAGCTCTTCCAGCAGGCCCTGCGGGTCGGCAAGCGCGCCCACAGCGAGACCGGGATCGACAAGGCCGGCCAGTCGCTGGTCACCTTCGGCCTGGACCAGATCGCCGTAGGCGCCGGCGCGATCGCCGGCAAGCGGGCCCTGGTGGTCGGCGCGGGCTCGATGAGCTCGCTGGCCGCCGCCACGCTCTCCCGGGCCGGGGTCAGCGACCTGCTGATCGCCAACCGCACCCCCGAGCGGGCCGAGCGGCTGGCCGCGAGCCTGGGCGCCCGGACGGTGGAGTTCGCCAAGGTCCCGCAGGCCCTGGCCGACGTGGACCTGGTGATCTCCTGCACCGGCTCGGCCGGCGCGGTGATCGCCGCTGCCGACGTCGCGGCGGCCGTCGCGGTCCGTACCGCGCCCGAGCCGCTGGCCTTCCTCGACCTGGCGATGCCGCGCGACGTGGACCACGCGGTCCACGAGCTGCCCGGTGCGCTGCTGGTCGACCTGGAGTCGCTCTCGCAGGCGCACGCCGCCACCCCCGGCGCGGGGGACGTGGACGCGGTCACCGGGATCGTCGCCGACGAGGTGGCCGCCTTCGGCGCCGCCCAGCGCGCCGCGCGGATCGCGCCCACCGTGGTCGCGCTGCGCGCGATGGCCTCCGAGGTGGTCGGCGCCGAGCTGGCCCGCCTCGACTCCCGACTGCCCACCCTGGACGAACGCTCGCGCGCCGAAATGGCGCAGACCGTCCGCAGGGTGGTCGACAAACTGCTGCACGCACCGACGGTGCGGGTCAAGCAGCTGGCCGCCGAACCGGGCGGTGCCTCCTACGCGGACGCGCTCCGCGAGCTCTTCGATCTCGACCCGGGCGCCGTGCAAGCGGTGTCCGGTACGCCGCTCGGGCCGCAGACGCAGCCCGCCAGCGGTAGTCTCGCGGGCGGAGCGGCCCGATGA
- a CDS encoding chaplin, translated as MQKTKKLAILSTAAVGLILGGAGAAAASAGAEGVAANSPGVLSGNNAQVPIHIPVNLCGNSVDVIGLLNPAFGNTCVNAEAMHHDDDDC; from the coding sequence ATGCAGAAGACCAAGAAGCTCGCGATCCTGTCGACGGCAGCCGTCGGCCTGATCCTCGGCGGGGCCGGCGCGGCCGCCGCCAGCGCGGGTGCGGAGGGCGTCGCCGCCAACTCCCCCGGCGTGCTCTCCGGCAACAACGCCCAGGTCCCGATCCACATCCCGGTCAACCTCTGCGGCAACTCGGTCGACGTGATCGGCCTGCTCAACCCCGCGTTCGGCAACACCTGCGTCAACGCCGAGGCCATGCACCACGACGACGACGACTGCTGA
- the hemB gene encoding porphobilinogen synthase: MSDFPSVRPRRLRTTPAVRRLVAETRLHPAELILPAFVREGISEPVPVSSMPGVVQHTRDTLRKAAVEAAEAGIGGIMLFGVPQTKDASGSEGTNPDGILQQAIRDVVAEVGDQLVVMSDLCLDEFTDHGHCGVLAADGSVDNDATLLRYAEMAVVQAEAGVHMVGPSGMMDGQVGVVRRALDAAGHQDVAVLAYTAKYASALYGPFREAVASSLKGDRKTYQQDLANAREALRELELDLAEGADLVMVKPAMPCLDILRQVADRSPVPVAAYQISGEYSMVEAAAANGWIERERTIMESLTSIRRAGAEQILTYWAVEAARLLR, encoded by the coding sequence ATGTCCGATTTCCCGTCCGTCCGTCCGCGCCGCCTGCGCACCACTCCGGCGGTGCGCCGGCTGGTCGCGGAGACCCGGCTGCACCCGGCCGAGCTGATCCTGCCCGCCTTCGTGCGGGAGGGGATCAGCGAGCCGGTCCCGGTCAGCTCGATGCCCGGCGTCGTCCAGCACACCCGTGACACCCTGCGCAAGGCGGCGGTGGAGGCGGCCGAGGCCGGCATCGGCGGCATCATGCTCTTCGGCGTGCCGCAGACCAAGGACGCCTCCGGTTCGGAGGGCACCAACCCGGACGGCATCCTGCAGCAGGCCATCCGCGACGTGGTCGCCGAGGTCGGCGACCAGCTGGTCGTGATGTCGGACCTGTGCCTGGACGAGTTCACCGACCACGGCCACTGCGGCGTGCTGGCGGCGGACGGCAGCGTGGACAACGACGCCACGCTGCTGCGCTACGCCGAGATGGCCGTGGTGCAGGCCGAGGCCGGGGTCCACATGGTCGGGCCCTCCGGGATGATGGACGGCCAGGTCGGCGTGGTCCGCCGGGCGCTGGACGCGGCCGGGCACCAGGACGTCGCGGTGCTGGCCTACACCGCCAAGTACGCCTCCGCCCTCTACGGTCCGTTCCGCGAGGCGGTGGCCTCCTCGCTCAAGGGCGACCGCAAGACCTACCAGCAGGACCTGGCCAACGCCCGCGAGGCGCTGCGCGAGCTGGAGCTCGACCTCGCCGAGGGGGCCGACCTGGTGATGGTCAAGCCGGCCATGCCCTGCCTGGACATCCTGCGCCAGGTCGCCGACCGCTCGCCGGTCCCGGTGGCGGCCTACCAGATCTCCGGTGAGTACTCGATGGTGGAGGCGGCCGCCGCCAACGGCTGGATCGAGCGGGAGCGGACCATCATGGAGTCGCTGACCTCGATCCGCCGGGCCGGCGCCGAGCAGATCCTCACCTACTGGGCGGTCGAGGCGGCCCGGCTGCTGCGCTGA
- a CDS encoding 3'-5' exonuclease produces MVPGRALPAGVGGFAVIDIEASGNSPWRHRVVEIGVVLLDTALRAETEFATLVDPNGPVGPTHVHRITQDDVVGAPRFREIAPFLLELLAGRVLVGHHVSCDRAFLEREFARIGVSLPAVPLLCTMRLARHHLPQAGGFGLAACVAAAGLGDFHPHTALGDARAAADLLRHCAAAPEAPDAPAQPPEAWAEPLREASVLAWPRLGRSRVRVLRRVGYEA; encoded by the coding sequence ATGGTTCCCGGGCGCGCCCTGCCTGCCGGGGTCGGCGGTTTCGCCGTGATCGACATCGAGGCCAGCGGCAACAGTCCGTGGCGCCACCGGGTGGTGGAGATCGGCGTGGTGCTGCTGGACACCGCGCTGCGGGCCGAGACGGAGTTCGCCACCCTGGTCGACCCGAACGGCCCGGTCGGTCCCACCCATGTGCACCGGATAACCCAGGACGACGTGGTCGGCGCCCCGCGTTTTCGTGAGATCGCGCCGTTTCTGCTCGAACTGCTGGCCGGACGCGTCCTGGTGGGCCACCATGTCAGCTGTGACCGGGCCTTCCTGGAGCGTGAGTTCGCCCGGATCGGGGTGTCGCTGCCGGCCGTCCCGCTGCTCTGCACGATGCGCCTGGCCCGCCACCACCTCCCGCAGGCCGGCGGCTTCGGCCTGGCCGCCTGCGTGGCGGCGGCCGGTCTCGGCGACTTCCATCCGCACACCGCGCTCGGCGACGCCCGGGCCGCCGCCGACCTCCTGCGGCACTGCGCGGCGGCGCCCGAGGCCCCGGACGCGCCCGCACAGCCGCCCGAGGCCTGGGCCGAGCCGCTGCGCGAGGCGTCCGTGCTGGCCTGGCCCCGTCTGGGCCGGTCCCGGGTGCGCGTCCTGCGGCGGGTGGGGTACGAAGCGTGA
- a CDS encoding chaplin yields MSVKKAAAVGAAVVGIVAAGAGSALASSGAEGAAVGSPGVLSGNQLQVPVHIPVNLCGNSVDVIGLLNPAFGNTCVNQG; encoded by the coding sequence ATGAGCGTCAAGAAGGCTGCCGCTGTCGGCGCCGCTGTGGTCGGCATCGTTGCCGCGGGTGCCGGGTCCGCCCTCGCCAGCTCCGGTGCCGAGGGCGCCGCTGTCGGCTCGCCGGGCGTGCTGTCCGGCAACCAGCTCCAGGTGCCGGTGCACATTCCGGTCAACCTCTGCGGTAACAGCGTCGATGTGATCGGCCTGCTGAACCCGGCGTTCGGCAACACCTGCGTGAACCAGGGCTGA
- a CDS encoding glutaredoxin family protein: MSPLLRRDSRDKSPKPADRTVTLIGKPGCHLCDQAREVILRVVGDLGSGFEERDITQDEELYRTYAEQIPVTLIDGRQHDFWRVDEKRLRTALLK; this comes from the coding sequence ATGAGTCCACTGCTGCGCCGCGACAGCCGCGACAAGAGCCCCAAGCCCGCCGACCGTACGGTCACGCTGATCGGGAAGCCGGGCTGCCATCTCTGCGACCAGGCCCGGGAGGTGATCCTGCGGGTCGTCGGCGACCTCGGCTCGGGCTTCGAGGAGCGGGACATCACCCAGGACGAGGAGCTCTACCGCACGTACGCGGAGCAGATCCCGGTGACCCTGATCGACGGCCGCCAGCACGACTTCTGGCGCGTCGACGAGAAGCGCCTGCGCACCGCGCTGCTGAAGTAG